In one Pseudarthrobacter oxydans genomic region, the following are encoded:
- a CDS encoding type II secretion system F family protein yields MLIYLGATLLFLAPVMVGVALMLPRTPDIALERRRPFQADPPSNLTRLADATVGALDRFLATRNVRLYSRETLENAGLRFSQTEYMVLVIAGAIVGVLVGLVIGVPAVSVLLFILAPFVGHLVPGFLAGRRRAKFDSQLGDTLQLLSGGLRAGHSILRAIDAAATESLSPTSEEMRRVVTETSLGRDLLASLTDTSERMRNEDFIWIAQAIQINREVGGNLAEVLDQVGETIRERSEIKGHIKSLAAEGKFSAYILIAMPFGIVLMLMTVNPGYMNSMFTHPLGWGMIGASAVLMTIGSLWMRKIIDLKF; encoded by the coding sequence ATGTTGATCTACCTCGGAGCGACCCTCCTGTTCCTCGCCCCCGTTATGGTGGGCGTGGCGCTGATGCTGCCGCGAACCCCTGACATCGCGCTCGAAAGGCGCCGGCCCTTTCAGGCAGATCCTCCGTCGAACCTTACCCGACTGGCCGACGCTACGGTTGGTGCCCTGGATCGGTTCCTGGCAACCCGCAACGTCCGGCTCTACAGCCGCGAAACACTCGAAAACGCCGGCCTCCGGTTCAGCCAGACCGAATATATGGTGCTGGTCATTGCCGGTGCCATCGTTGGCGTATTGGTGGGACTGGTGATCGGAGTACCTGCGGTCTCCGTCCTACTGTTTATCCTGGCGCCCTTTGTAGGCCACCTTGTGCCCGGATTCCTGGCAGGCAGGCGGCGCGCGAAGTTCGACAGTCAGCTTGGCGATACCCTTCAACTTCTTTCCGGCGGGCTGCGCGCCGGCCACAGCATCCTCCGGGCGATCGACGCCGCAGCCACTGAGTCGCTAAGCCCCACGTCTGAGGAAATGCGGCGCGTTGTTACGGAGACAAGCCTGGGACGCGATCTGTTGGCCTCTCTAACTGACACATCGGAACGCATGCGCAACGAGGACTTCATCTGGATTGCCCAGGCCATCCAGATCAACCGCGAGGTGGGTGGAAACTTGGCTGAGGTGCTGGACCAGGTAGGCGAAACCATCCGCGAACGCAGCGAAATCAAAGGACACATTAAGTCCCTCGCCGCAGAAGGCAAATTCTCCGCCTACATCCTCATCGCGATGCCCTTCGGCATTGTGTTGATGCTGATGACAGTCAACCCCGGCTACATGAACTCGATGTTCACCCACCCATTGGGATGGGGCATGATCGGCGCATCGGCAGTGCTGATGACCATAGGCAGCCTGTGGATGCGCAAAATCATCGATCTGAAGTTCTGA
- a CDS encoding type II secretion system F family protein: protein MNPTVLFSLLLVSMPIGYLAWSILSVDRKARLATAAILNRGRMVPEAAEKKTSALLAGVGYRLTPPAYVRKLDRLLSLAGRPLSMPLEKVLAGKIALGLAGAAFGLYLAAVGSTPIMKLAGLFLLVLGYFIPDLLLYSKGTERQKAMQLELANTLDQMLISVEAGLGFEGAMARAGENGKGPLAEELVRTLQDMQVGRSRRESYQALAERTSIPELRSFVQAVVQADTYGIAISRVLRIQAKVMRVKRRQRAEEKAMKLPVMILFPLLFFIFPVLFIAILGPAVINTVVTFSSQ, encoded by the coding sequence ATGAATCCGACAGTGTTGTTTTCCCTGTTACTGGTCTCTATGCCTATCGGCTATCTGGCATGGTCCATCCTGTCCGTAGACCGCAAGGCCCGCTTGGCCACTGCAGCCATTCTCAACCGGGGACGAATGGTTCCCGAAGCCGCTGAGAAGAAGACGTCGGCTTTGTTGGCGGGAGTCGGCTACCGGCTGACTCCCCCGGCTTACGTCCGCAAACTTGATCGCTTACTATCACTTGCAGGCCGGCCGCTTTCCATGCCACTGGAGAAAGTCCTAGCCGGCAAGATTGCCCTCGGGCTGGCCGGTGCCGCCTTTGGCCTCTACCTTGCCGCAGTCGGCAGCACGCCCATCATGAAGCTTGCGGGCCTGTTCCTGCTCGTCCTGGGGTACTTCATCCCCGACCTGCTGCTCTATAGCAAGGGCACGGAACGGCAGAAGGCCATGCAGCTGGAACTGGCCAACACCTTGGACCAGATGCTGATCTCCGTTGAGGCAGGCCTGGGTTTTGAAGGCGCCATGGCCCGGGCAGGGGAAAACGGCAAGGGGCCGCTGGCCGAGGAGCTGGTCCGCACCCTGCAGGACATGCAGGTGGGCCGCAGCCGCAGGGAGTCATATCAGGCGCTCGCCGAACGGACCAGCATACCCGAGCTGCGTAGTTTTGTGCAGGCCGTGGTCCAGGCGGACACCTACGGCATTGCCATCAGCCGGGTACTTCGGATCCAGGCGAAGGTGATGCGCGTAAAGCGGCGGCAGCGTGCGGAAGAAAAGGCGATGAAACTCCCTGTGATGATCCTGTTTCCACTGCTCTTCTTCATTTTCCCGGTCCTCTTCATCGCCATCCTTGGACCGGCCGTCATCAATACCGTAGTCACTTTCAGTAGCCAGTAG
- a CDS encoding Hpt domain-containing protein → MHSQDPGFSSEAAAAGSLPSGVASAAGTPHSQEAAGLLPLVDAAVLEELEDELAGSGLARRFARDYAAMWDERYARLAAAVANQDRASALDAVISLKITSAMVGGLRLAKLAELLEAVIRMGDFRRGQVLMVRVAEDGGQTVSELQANYILEND, encoded by the coding sequence ATGCACAGTCAAGATCCCGGCTTCAGCAGCGAGGCCGCCGCTGCGGGCTCCCTGCCGTCCGGGGTCGCATCGGCCGCAGGAACCCCACACTCACAGGAAGCGGCCGGGCTCTTGCCGCTCGTTGACGCAGCCGTCCTCGAAGAGCTGGAAGACGAGCTCGCCGGCTCCGGCCTGGCCCGGCGCTTCGCCCGCGACTACGCCGCCATGTGGGACGAGCGCTACGCCCGGCTGGCGGCAGCCGTTGCGAACCAGGACCGGGCCTCAGCCCTTGATGCCGTGATCAGCCTGAAGATCACGTCAGCCATGGTGGGCGGGCTCCGGCTGGCCAAACTTGCCGAACTGCTGGAAGCGGTGATCCGCATGGGTGACTTCCGCCGGGGCCAGGTGCTGATGGTGCGGGTGGCTGAGGACGGCGGGCAAACGGTGTCCGAGCTCCAGGCCAACTACATCCTGGAAAACGACTGA